One Bacteriovorax sp. PP10 DNA segment encodes these proteins:
- a CDS encoding pseudouridine synthase, which translates to MSSPIYIAFFKPYGILSQFTSDNPEETLSIFNLPKDVYPCGRLDKDSEGLLILSNDGTFIDQLLNPKFDKEKIYWVQVENIPSTEALDKIRKGGIEIQDYKTKPGTVKILDPQPEMAERNPPVRFRKSIPTCWLEIKISEGKNRQVRRMTASINHPTLRLIRMQVGKHKLGELLPGQWVEIKKSDIL; encoded by the coding sequence ATGTCATCACCAATTTATATCGCATTCTTTAAACCTTATGGAATCTTGAGCCAATTCACCTCAGATAATCCCGAGGAAACCCTGAGCATTTTCAACCTGCCAAAGGATGTCTATCCCTGTGGACGCCTTGATAAAGACTCTGAGGGCCTGCTCATCTTAAGTAATGATGGCACTTTCATTGATCAACTTTTAAACCCGAAATTTGATAAAGAAAAAATCTACTGGGTTCAAGTTGAAAATATTCCTTCGACCGAGGCCTTGGATAAAATCAGAAAAGGTGGAATTGAAATTCAGGATTATAAAACTAAGCCCGGGACTGTGAAAATCCTCGATCCTCAACCGGAAATGGCAGAACGAAATCCTCCTGTACGCTTTAGAAAATCTATTCCCACATGCTGGCTTGAAATCAAAATTAGCGAAGGGAAAAACCGCCAGGTTCGTCGTATGACGGCCAGTATAAACCACCCCACTCTCCGCTTGATCCGCATGCAGGTAGGAAAGCATAAGCTCGGAGAACTACTTCCAGGCCAATGGGTTGAGATCAAAAAATCTGATATTTTATAA
- a CDS encoding coiled-coil domain-containing protein — MKAVNQQAAAMNSDNEKTLVHRIIPKEFSQIETPTLLVANGAPEVDRVATRTAIRIVENDTPASRPAHSAGLENKVKNLINQESDKLRDIALKQSNEVLQKAKEEERAILLRAQQEAQDIINQSKLEAERIKQETSSTILSLQEKVRSTKSETDESIKMFKVTALKIETSIQGLKKDEEQYQQKIKHLEDNVLSIQEKIRNENTLLDDIKTQATTLRKNADIKFEEIVMEERRARARIETELIEAKTQTAKIFAEAEKVQAHKEFMESEISQMRSDKGQIERDINELHISFKRHEYEFEKTTREYNTLLEEKNTAQINFESLIAEGKGLADKFMDRQNALLEQERELQEKVSELQNTADHIISSAKDDAQRMLAAANAKAKDVADRSANEVRELDARKTVFFADLEIEKKEKIKEMEADVEKQKSHLLFELKKIEQKKENAFNETKWIEENAQKKSDKIIAQGQADADALKILLQKDAERQIAAMELEFQTMKSQFLKENEMLKANAQREAQALKEKAQAEIFQLRSHADQEIAAKNNETHGYSLKMKEKADDMIMDEKAKWEDKHLQLKAELEAAQDVLKRHEAALAKTEALKDENFIQANLKVQSIISDAHKKATEIEKESQMNKAKEQATLLEMRKVELEKIEELKTKFEQFKIDSKKDIAEQASLAVQEFLINDMIKQRNLMLNEKLIRKFGERAKKLSVEAFLGRIQASEKGPKPYPTKDYRKVFRWIMRGCFLLALAYVAFYAWENYSKEIMMIEGEAEKFIKEQDIKVPTKDQIIDFLR, encoded by the coding sequence ATGAAAGCTGTCAATCAGCAAGCTGCTGCCATGAATTCTGACAATGAGAAAACTCTTGTTCACAGAATCATCCCGAAAGAGTTTTCACAAATTGAAACTCCGACACTTCTAGTGGCCAACGGTGCTCCTGAAGTTGATCGTGTAGCAACCAGAACGGCGATTAGGATTGTCGAAAACGACACCCCTGCTTCAAGGCCAGCTCATTCAGCAGGACTGGAAAATAAAGTTAAGAATCTGATCAACCAAGAGTCAGATAAACTTCGAGATATTGCTTTAAAACAATCCAACGAAGTCTTACAAAAAGCAAAAGAAGAAGAAAGGGCCATCCTTCTTCGGGCCCAGCAAGAAGCTCAGGACATCATTAACCAAAGTAAGCTTGAAGCAGAAAGAATCAAACAAGAAACAAGCTCAACAATCCTCTCACTTCAGGAAAAAGTCAGGTCAACGAAAAGTGAAACTGATGAATCCATTAAGATGTTCAAAGTCACGGCCTTAAAAATTGAGACATCAATTCAAGGGCTCAAAAAAGACGAAGAACAATACCAGCAAAAAATTAAACACCTGGAAGATAATGTTTTATCCATCCAGGAAAAAATAAGAAATGAAAACACACTTCTTGATGATATAAAAACTCAGGCCACAACGCTGAGAAAAAATGCTGACATAAAGTTTGAAGAAATTGTCATGGAAGAAAGACGAGCGCGTGCTCGCATTGAAACAGAACTCATTGAGGCCAAAACTCAGACCGCGAAGATCTTTGCTGAGGCTGAAAAAGTTCAGGCCCACAAAGAGTTTATGGAGTCTGAAATCTCACAAATGAGATCTGATAAAGGCCAGATTGAACGCGATATTAACGAACTTCATATCAGTTTCAAGCGCCATGAGTATGAATTTGAAAAAACAACTCGTGAATACAACACTCTTTTAGAAGAAAAAAATACTGCTCAAATCAACTTTGAAAGCTTAATTGCTGAAGGTAAAGGTTTAGCTGATAAGTTCATGGACAGACAAAATGCTCTGCTTGAACAAGAAAGAGAACTTCAGGAAAAGGTTTCTGAACTGCAAAATACTGCTGATCATATTATCAGTTCTGCTAAGGACGACGCTCAAAGAATGCTTGCGGCAGCAAATGCCAAAGCTAAAGATGTGGCCGATAGAAGTGCTAATGAAGTTAGAGAACTGGATGCCAGAAAGACAGTGTTCTTTGCCGATTTAGAAATTGAAAAGAAAGAAAAAATCAAAGAGATGGAAGCTGATGTTGAAAAACAGAAGTCTCACCTACTGTTTGAATTGAAAAAAATAGAGCAGAAAAAAGAAAATGCTTTTAATGAAACGAAATGGATCGAAGAAAACGCTCAAAAGAAATCTGACAAGATCATCGCTCAGGGACAAGCTGATGCTGATGCCTTAAAAATACTTCTGCAAAAAGATGCTGAACGCCAAATAGCGGCCATGGAATTAGAATTTCAAACTATGAAGTCTCAATTCCTAAAAGAAAATGAAATGTTAAAGGCCAACGCTCAAAGAGAGGCCCAGGCATTAAAAGAAAAGGCCCAGGCCGAGATCTTCCAGTTAAGATCGCACGCTGATCAGGAAATTGCTGCTAAAAATAATGAAACTCATGGCTATTCTTTAAAAATGAAAGAAAAAGCTGATGATATGATCATGGATGAGAAAGCTAAGTGGGAAGACAAACACCTGCAGCTTAAAGCAGAACTAGAGGCCGCGCAGGATGTATTAAAACGTCATGAAGCCGCTCTTGCTAAGACTGAAGCGCTTAAAGATGAAAATTTCATTCAGGCCAATTTAAAGGTTCAATCGATTATTTCAGATGCTCATAAAAAGGCCACAGAGATTGAAAAAGAATCTCAGATGAACAAAGCAAAAGAGCAGGCCACTCTACTTGAAATGAGAAAAGTTGAGCTGGAAAAAATTGAAGAGCTAAAAACAAAATTCGAGCAGTTCAAAATCGACAGCAAAAAAGATATAGCAGAACAAGCTTCACTTGCCGTTCAGGAATTTTTAATCAATGACATGATTAAACAAAGAAACCTGATGTTGAATGAAAAGCTGATCAGAAAGTTTGGTGAGCGTGCTAAAAAGCTTTCAGTAGAAGCATTTTTAGGTCGAATCCAGGCCTCTGAAAAAGGACCGAAACCCTACCCAACTAAAGACTATAGAAAGGTCTTCAGATGGATTATGCGCGGTTGTTTCCTACTCGCTCTGGCCTATGTTGCTTTTTATGCTTGGGAAAATTACTCAAAAGAGATCATGATGATTGAAGGTGAAGCTGAAAAATTCATCAAAGAGCAAGACATCAAAGTTCCAACCAAAGATCAGATTATTGATTTCCTTCGTTAG
- a CDS encoding tyrosine-type recombinase/integrase, translating into MESLPTSHLLLDEYLQNLRRLNKSEHTIRNYRADLLKFFQWMEHEEHQKIEKVNGETIGKYKEFLGNGGNVHQEVIRNGENPGTIFLLWFKFIIGKAFFKKRTEKYLLFFQSPMSVSSRRRHLSSLKNFFEYLKETHEDTSDKFNKNPVKSKIHAITLKEIDVVPTTMIDKADFKKIEEQTFRTSERLILYLLYYGGLRLSELCELKISNFDRASRTITFNRKGGYVHTLVIQKDELIFKNFNFYVGVNEFNKIFLFQTKKGKAYSPKAMYNKIIKIIERAIPNNEITTRITPHSFRKACATELYLKSKDLLYVRDYLNHKDAKITQTYIDKRTLSLKTRRYH; encoded by the coding sequence TTGGAAAGCCTGCCTACATCGCATCTATTGCTCGATGAATACCTTCAAAATTTAAGACGCTTAAATAAATCGGAACATACGATCAGAAACTATAGAGCTGATTTGCTAAAATTTTTTCAATGGATGGAGCACGAAGAGCATCAAAAAATTGAAAAAGTGAACGGTGAAACCATCGGGAAATATAAAGAATTTTTAGGCAATGGCGGAAATGTTCACCAGGAAGTCATCAGAAATGGCGAAAATCCAGGAACGATTTTTTTATTATGGTTCAAATTTATAATAGGGAAGGCCTTCTTTAAAAAACGTACGGAAAAGTATCTCCTATTTTTCCAAAGTCCCATGAGTGTGTCCTCTAGACGCCGCCATTTATCCAGCCTTAAGAATTTCTTCGAGTATTTGAAAGAAACCCATGAAGACACCTCGGATAAATTTAATAAGAATCCGGTGAAGAGTAAAATCCACGCAATTACTCTTAAAGAAATTGATGTGGTCCCAACGACCATGATAGATAAGGCCGACTTCAAAAAAATTGAAGAACAAACCTTTAGAACCAGTGAGCGATTAATCCTCTATCTGCTTTATTATGGGGGCCTTCGTTTAAGTGAACTTTGTGAGCTTAAAATTTCAAACTTTGACCGTGCTTCACGCACGATTACTTTTAATCGCAAAGGTGGATATGTTCACACGTTAGTGATTCAAAAAGACGAACTTATTTTTAAGAATTTTAATTTTTATGTCGGCGTAAATGAATTCAATAAAATTTTTCTTTTTCAAACCAAAAAAGGGAAGGCCTATTCACCGAAGGCCATGTACAACAAAATTATCAAGATCATTGAAAGGGCCATTCCCAACAATGAGATCACAACTCGAATCACACCCCATAGTTTTAGAAAGGCCTGTGCCACTGAACTTTATTTAAAATCGAAAGATTTGTTATACGTCCGTGATTATCTCAACCATAAAGATGCGAAAATCACCCAGACTTATATTGATAAACGAACACTTTCACTTAAAACAAGGCGATATCACTGA
- a CDS encoding tRNA-uridine aminocarboxypropyltransferase yields MNKRRASAGKRCLRCKIHNTLCFCGKLTEVQTKTRVSIIMHHRETHLTSNTANLACLALPNCKISLRGLPDKPFSIESIGLSPDEMPLYLFPHEDAIELTPEFFEQNKDKKFHLIVPDGTWSQAVKFYRREVGLQGIQCVKLPPGVPGRYKLRKSSDENRLSTYEALARALGILENDELVLKELDRMFDVMVDSVVRGRTAFEN; encoded by the coding sequence GTGAATAAAAGACGAGCATCAGCAGGTAAACGTTGTCTTCGTTGTAAGATCCACAATACTTTGTGTTTCTGCGGAAAATTAACTGAAGTTCAGACGAAAACCCGCGTCTCGATCATCATGCATCACCGTGAAACTCACCTCACTTCAAATACTGCCAATCTCGCCTGTCTTGCTTTGCCAAATTGTAAAATTTCTCTGCGTGGTTTACCTGATAAACCATTTTCAATTGAATCAATTGGATTATCTCCAGATGAAATGCCTCTTTATTTATTTCCTCATGAAGATGCCATTGAATTAACACCAGAATTTTTTGAACAAAACAAAGATAAGAAATTTCATCTTATTGTCCCTGATGGAACCTGGTCACAAGCGGTAAAATTTTATCGTCGAGAAGTTGGTCTTCAAGGTATTCAGTGTGTAAAACTTCCTCCGGGAGTTCCAGGAAGATATAAACTTCGAAAATCTTCCGATGAAAATCGCCTTTCAACTTATGAAGCTCTTGCTCGCGCACTTGGCATTTTAGAAAATGATGAACTAGTTCTTAAAGAACTAGATCGTATGTTTGATGTAATGGTTGATAGTGTCGTCAGAGGAAGAACTGCTTTTGAAAATTAA
- a CDS encoding FHA domain-containing protein has translation MNNAHVLLKILISSPDKNETVSLEGEEFIFGRNSASTVHLNDPAFSRSHFKLVADSHSMKLVDMGSSNGTFINGVQASPVNAEAILNGDMITVTNSDIKITIVSIEREADGDATTILKYTPQQSLSEDSFGIDHLSQEIIKEANLRVEEIIRTAHIDAQEIILAAQRSSDKLIADKQAHADAYIEKQVVDKKTALKKELEVEKAHRLEDINDLFEIDRKNLYAELEDKAKKIESDHAKRREELSNELKSEIDKIQAKKVELKDLDKVFEAEVDKKKKDLDAQIATQKKELAALTANQESEMKKQMQLVDEQIATQKQELAALTANHEEEKKKQLQLMEAQFENKKFKLKEELDAVESKVAAAQKEFSSLYENYNTQKDTQVKTLEGLIAQKEQVMSEIKTLTETLANQKIQNAKFSADTRTQMDALQSEIDKIQKTKIEIENTYKTSKNSLTDLQLKVTETQTAVQKEDHALKQKKQELQGAEAELKKLAAEKDEIMSKLTPLKTELSELIRKNEAASRQNNDLRAEHNKEVTALKGNFLQMKKDLEEEMRKHKTAEEERLQNLTRHELNQINKIKADSLRIVLDLEDSITKELSNSTSKVFATTIGMTKFREIAPDFEKSIRASLQAGVLKLLQNELTPADPNKKKNLSSTQKSWKPMAIGLSIGAIVFGAIPLALQHVKDQNDPVRLQMEADARAAAAPPIKVFTPTKVNKLGATLVDSVIYTDQFYETVTMEKFRSGLMKEGSVYLYKQWKIDEEKSIQSYSMILSLIDVLHEKSGKIDPDFEKRDIGKMSAMEKETMKKLEKILGNEVRLEAAMKFQTRYYEDYVMNVVPAAAATN, from the coding sequence ATGAATAACGCTCACGTATTGCTTAAAATATTGATTTCTTCCCCCGATAAAAACGAGACTGTCAGTCTTGAGGGGGAAGAATTCATCTTCGGCAGAAACTCTGCTTCGACAGTTCACCTGAACGATCCCGCATTCAGCAGATCTCATTTTAAACTGGTGGCCGACAGTCACTCAATGAAACTTGTTGATATGGGTTCATCTAATGGAACCTTTATTAATGGAGTTCAGGCGAGTCCTGTAAATGCTGAAGCGATTTTAAACGGGGATATGATCACCGTTACTAACTCTGATATCAAAATCACGATTGTGAGCATTGAGAGAGAGGCAGATGGTGATGCGACGACTATTTTAAAATACACTCCACAACAATCACTCTCTGAGGACTCTTTTGGCATTGATCACTTAAGCCAGGAAATTATTAAAGAGGCCAATTTAAGGGTTGAAGAAATCATCAGGACTGCTCACATTGATGCTCAGGAAATTATCCTGGCCGCTCAAAGAAGCAGTGATAAATTAATTGCTGATAAGCAGGCCCATGCTGATGCTTATATCGAAAAGCAAGTTGTCGATAAAAAGACCGCTCTAAAAAAAGAATTGGAAGTTGAAAAAGCTCATAGGCTTGAAGACATTAATGATCTTTTTGAAATAGATAGAAAAAATCTCTATGCCGAGTTAGAAGATAAGGCAAAAAAAATTGAAAGTGACCACGCTAAAAGACGTGAAGAATTAAGTAACGAACTTAAGTCGGAAATTGATAAAATTCAGGCGAAAAAAGTTGAGCTTAAGGATCTTGATAAGGTTTTTGAGGCCGAAGTCGACAAAAAGAAGAAAGATCTAGACGCTCAGATTGCCACTCAAAAGAAAGAGTTAGCTGCGCTTACGGCCAATCAAGAATCAGAAATGAAAAAGCAGATGCAGCTGGTGGATGAGCAGATTGCCACGCAAAAGCAAGAATTGGCTGCGCTTACGGCCAATCATGAAGAAGAAAAGAAAAAACAGCTGCAGCTGATGGAAGCGCAGTTTGAAAATAAGAAATTTAAATTAAAAGAAGAGCTCGACGCCGTTGAATCTAAAGTGGCGGCAGCTCAAAAAGAGTTTTCATCGCTGTATGAAAACTATAATACGCAAAAAGACACCCAGGTTAAAACTCTTGAGGGGCTAATCGCTCAAAAAGAGCAGGTCATGTCTGAGATTAAAACCTTAACTGAAACACTGGCGAATCAAAAAATTCAAAATGCGAAATTTTCAGCAGATACCAGAACTCAGATGGATGCTCTTCAATCTGAAATTGATAAAATCCAGAAGACTAAAATTGAAATAGAAAATACTTATAAGACTTCAAAAAACTCACTGACTGATCTTCAACTGAAAGTCACTGAGACACAAACTGCAGTTCAAAAAGAAGACCATGCTTTAAAACAAAAAAAGCAGGAGTTGCAAGGGGCAGAGGCAGAACTTAAAAAACTTGCCGCAGAAAAAGATGAAATCATGAGTAAACTCACTCCACTTAAAACGGAGTTGTCTGAGTTAATTAGAAAGAATGAAGCGGCCTCAAGGCAAAATAATGACTTGAGAGCTGAACACAATAAAGAAGTCACGGCACTTAAAGGCAATTTTCTGCAAATGAAAAAAGACCTTGAAGAAGAGATGAGAAAACATAAAACCGCTGAAGAAGAGCGTCTACAAAATCTGACTCGCCATGAATTAAATCAAATTAATAAAATTAAAGCAGACTCCCTTCGTATTGTTTTAGACCTGGAAGATTCAATTACAAAAGAATTGTCGAACTCCACATCAAAGGTTTTTGCGACAACTATCGGGATGACAAAATTCAGAGAGATTGCCCCGGACTTCGAAAAAAGTATCCGCGCGTCTTTGCAGGCCGGAGTTTTAAAACTTCTGCAAAATGAATTGACTCCAGCTGATCCTAATAAAAAGAAAAATCTTTCATCGACACAAAAATCATGGAAGCCAATGGCCATTGGTCTTTCAATCGGGGCGATTGTGTTTGGTGCGATCCCTCTAGCTCTTCAGCACGTGAAAGATCAAAACGATCCGGTCAGACTGCAAATGGAAGCTGATGCCAGAGCTGCGGCAGCTCCACCTATAAAAGTCTTCACTCCAACAAAAGTTAATAAGCTAGGAGCTACACTGGTAGACTCTGTGATTTATACCGATCAATTTTATGAAACGGTGACGATGGAAAAATTTCGTTCAGGGCTAATGAAAGAAGGAAGCGTCTATCTTTATAAACAGTGGAAGATCGACGAAGAAAAATCAATCCAGAGTTATTCAATGATTTTGTCATTAATCGATGTGCTTCATGAAAAAAGCGGGAAGATAGATCCTGATTTTGAAAAACGCGATATTGGTAAAATGAGTGCCATGGAAAAAGAAACCATGAAAAAACTCGAGAAGATTTTAGGTAACGAAGTCAGACTTGAAGCTGCTATGAAGTTTCAGACTCGTTATTATGAAGACTATGTGATGAATGTTGTGCCAGCAGCTGCAGCGACTAACTAA
- a CDS encoding efflux RND transporter permease subunit: MNLIDLSIKRPVFAWVLMFSLIVFGAICVNQMGISQLPDVDFPIINVSVNYEGAAPEVVESELIDPIEQKLLAIEGIKEMRSSAGQGTGRVTLEFDINRNVDVALQEVQSAISTIRLPTGIDPAVVRKQNPEEDPILIISVFGDATLKEMLAWADSYLLDQIRFLPGVGEVNVGGASDRNLRIWIDTKKLEKYELTVTDVVAALNSQHVESAAGQFTEGRRELRVRWLGEAADLSEVENIRILKRGGERIFNRDIFIKDVARVEDGLSDITRLSRVGGKQAIGIMVKKQRGTNEVVVAEEVIKKFQEIKKTFPKGLDYRVSIDYTKSTESTVHLTVEKLWVAAIITIIICFLFLGSLQAAINILFSIPTSIVGTFTILYFSGFTLNLFTLLALTLSISIVVDDAIMLLENIVRHYRMGKDSKTAASEGAKEVLPAAIAATLAVVAVFLPVVFMEGIIGKFFFQFGVTMCACVLISLLEAMTITPMRAAALLSSEPKISKFEHFLDEAFHKFGEKYQRVLAVTLHYRYLVVAASAIFFIVSLFLITKVRQEFVPQQDQNLLIIQAQTPPGTALEITSDITKELEDILNKNENVEGFFVGIGGFGGGSNTSQAFMPVTLKPRDQRKKGHIEIMNDLREAFKAVKGIRVTIRDNSARNLSSGRQNPIGINLRGPDLKILQEKSQILMKRLEDEKLGVDMDTDFKVGIPELILRPNRKAMSLRGVSVEEVGMILAAGVGGTRQGKYTFDGKRYDIRFKIKDDQIKTAEDFKHLYVRNSAGNLIPFYELVKIEEGRAIQSISRVNRQRAISIFGNLAPGVSQSKVLDRAKVIAGEILPGGYSFALEGASAGFASSFASLYSALMIGILVAYLILAVQFDSFIHPISVLVALPFSVTGALIALWMFNVSLNLFSFIGLIVLMGIAKKNSIMLVEFTNQIRKGHLDGKNEPPLDALLKACPVRLRPIIMTSVATIAAAGPLVLGSGIGVETRIPMGLSIIGGTIVSTFLTLFVVPSLYLMLTPLERGDSYKLETKND, translated from the coding sequence ATGAATTTAATCGACCTTTCCATAAAGCGACCCGTCTTTGCATGGGTTCTCATGTTCTCTCTTATTGTATTTGGTGCCATCTGTGTAAATCAGATGGGGATCAGTCAGCTTCCAGATGTGGATTTTCCTATCATTAACGTTTCAGTTAACTATGAAGGGGCCGCTCCTGAAGTTGTAGAGTCAGAACTTATCGACCCTATTGAGCAAAAGCTTTTAGCGATTGAAGGTATTAAAGAAATGCGCTCAAGCGCCGGTCAAGGGACTGGTCGTGTTACTTTAGAATTTGATATCAATCGGAATGTTGACGTAGCTCTTCAAGAGGTTCAATCGGCCATCAGTACCATCAGACTTCCGACAGGGATCGACCCGGCCGTCGTTAGAAAACAAAACCCGGAAGAAGATCCGATTTTAATTATTTCCGTTTTCGGTGATGCCACTTTAAAAGAAATGCTTGCGTGGGCCGACAGTTACCTGCTCGATCAAATCCGCTTTCTTCCCGGAGTCGGTGAAGTTAACGTTGGTGGGGCCAGTGATAGAAATTTAAGAATCTGGATCGATACTAAAAAATTAGAAAAGTACGAACTGACTGTAACCGACGTTGTTGCGGCATTAAACTCTCAGCACGTTGAAAGTGCGGCCGGACAATTCACGGAAGGCAGAAGAGAGCTACGTGTACGCTGGTTAGGTGAAGCGGCCGATTTATCTGAAGTAGAAAACATCCGCATCTTAAAGCGCGGCGGAGAGCGAATTTTTAACCGTGATATTTTTATTAAAGATGTCGCACGTGTTGAAGATGGTCTCTCAGACATCACACGTCTGTCGCGCGTAGGTGGAAAGCAGGCCATTGGGATCATGGTCAAAAAGCAACGTGGAACTAATGAAGTTGTTGTTGCTGAAGAAGTTATCAAAAAATTCCAGGAGATCAAAAAGACTTTCCCCAAAGGTCTTGATTACCGCGTAAGTATCGACTACACCAAATCAACAGAGTCTACCGTTCATTTAACGGTGGAAAAGCTTTGGGTAGCGGCCATCATTACCATCATTATCTGTTTTTTATTCTTAGGAAGCTTACAAGCGGCCATTAACATTTTATTTTCTATTCCCACATCAATTGTCGGGACCTTTACTATTTTATATTTTTCAGGTTTTACCTTAAACCTGTTCACACTTCTTGCTTTGACTCTTTCTATTTCGATCGTTGTTGATGATGCCATCATGCTTTTGGAAAACATCGTCCGACATTATCGTATGGGGAAAGACTCAAAAACTGCGGCCAGTGAAGGGGCCAAAGAGGTTTTACCTGCTGCTATTGCGGCCACACTTGCGGTTGTTGCCGTTTTCCTTCCGGTTGTTTTCATGGAAGGAATTATCGGGAAATTTTTCTTCCAGTTCGGTGTCACAATGTGTGCGTGCGTTCTGATCTCACTTCTTGAGGCCATGACCATTACGCCAATGAGAGCTGCTGCCCTTTTAAGTTCAGAACCAAAGATTTCTAAATTTGAGCATTTTTTAGATGAAGCTTTTCATAAGTTTGGAGAAAAATATCAAAGAGTCCTGGCCGTCACACTTCATTATAGATACCTGGTTGTTGCCGCTTCAGCGATCTTCTTTATAGTGTCTTTATTTCTTATCACGAAAGTTCGTCAGGAGTTTGTTCCTCAGCAGGATCAGAACTTACTTATTATTCAGGCACAAACACCTCCTGGAACTGCGCTTGAAATCACAAGTGACATTACAAAAGAGTTAGAAGATATTTTAAATAAAAATGAAAACGTTGAAGGCTTCTTCGTAGGTATTGGTGGATTCGGTGGTGGATCTAATACCAGCCAGGCCTTTATGCCGGTTACACTTAAGCCACGCGATCAACGTAAGAAAGGTCACATTGAAATCATGAATGACCTACGTGAGGCCTTTAAGGCCGTGAAAGGGATACGAGTCACTATCAGAGATAACTCGGCAAGAAACCTTTCATCAGGGCGACAAAACCCGATTGGTATTAACCTGCGAGGGCCTGATTTAAAAATCCTTCAGGAAAAATCTCAAATCTTAATGAAGCGTCTTGAAGATGAAAAACTTGGCGTAGATATGGATACAGACTTTAAAGTAGGTATTCCAGAGTTAATCCTAAGACCAAACAGAAAGGCCATGAGTCTTCGCGGAGTTTCCGTTGAAGAAGTCGGTATGATTCTCGCTGCCGGTGTCGGCGGAACTCGTCAGGGTAAATATACATTTGATGGAAAACGCTACGACATTAGATTTAAAATTAAAGATGACCAGATTAAAACGGCCGAAGACTTCAAACATCTTTATGTAAGGAACTCTGCTGGAAATTTAATTCCATTTTATGAACTGGTTAAAATTGAAGAAGGAAGAGCGATCCAAAGTATCTCGAGAGTTAATCGTCAAAGAGCGATTTCAATCTTTGGTAACTTAGCTCCAGGTGTGTCTCAGTCTAAAGTTTTAGATCGTGCAAAAGTTATCGCTGGTGAAATTCTCCCAGGTGGTTATTCATTCGCACTTGAAGGGGCCTCTGCCGGATTTGCTTCATCGTTTGCAAGTTTATACTCAGCTTTAATGATTGGTATCTTAGTGGCCTACCTTATTTTAGCTGTGCAGTTTGACTCGTTCATTCACCCTATCTCAGTTCTTGTGGCCCTGCCATTCTCAGTGACGGGCGCTTTGATAGCTTTGTGGATGTTCAACGTTTCATTAAACCTTTTCTCATTCATCGGTCTGATCGTTTTAATGGGTATTGCTAAAAAGAACTCCATCATGCTCGTAGAATTTACTAATCAAATTCGTAAAGGCCATCTCGATGGCAAAAATGAGCCTCCACTGGATGCCTTACTAAAAGCATGTCCGGTTCGTTTAAGGCCCATCATTATGACGTCTGTAGCGACGATTGCGGCCGCAGGTCCTCTGGTTTTAGGTTCTGGTATTGGAGTTGAAACTAGAATCCCAATGGGTCTTTCAATCATCGGTGGGACGATTGTTTCGACATTCCTTACCCTGTTTGTTGTTCCTTCTTTATACCTGATGCTGACTCCACTTGAACGTGGGGATTCTTACAAGTTAGAAACTAAAAATGACTAA
- a CDS encoding lysophospholipid acyltransferase family protein, giving the protein MLLILRLPLICIWIIITTVIGIIACILRPFNPKNIRVTTQLLQYGRFILGLKIEMRNEHLMNEHRPCVFISNHQDNLDIFAGAMALPKRTVSIGKKDILYIPFFGLYYWLSGNILINRSNKRKAFETMDIAANTIKNKNISVWIMPEGTRSRGRGLLPFKKGPFITAIKAGVPIVPVAWNNYIVEGVHLNKWHSGTIIMEALPPIPTAGLKVEDAGMLKDKAYDIMKAAIEKLDAEVKIRHKKSRE; this is encoded by the coding sequence ATGCTTTTAATACTTAGATTACCACTTATCTGTATCTGGATTATCATCACAACTGTTATAGGAATAATCGCCTGTATCCTGCGTCCTTTTAATCCAAAAAATATTCGTGTCACAACTCAACTGTTGCAATACGGGCGTTTTATTTTAGGCCTTAAGATCGAAATGAGAAACGAACATCTCATGAACGAACACCGTCCATGTGTTTTCATCAGTAATCACCAGGACAATTTAGATATTTTTGCAGGGGCCATGGCATTGCCAAAAAGAACTGTGAGTATCGGAAAAAAAGACATTTTATATATTCCATTTTTTGGTCTTTATTATTGGTTGTCAGGAAATATTCTAATCAACAGAAGCAATAAAAGAAAAGCATTCGAGACTATGGATATTGCAGCTAACACAATAAAGAACAAAAACATTTCTGTCTGGATTATGCCTGAGGGGACTCGCTCGCGCGGGCGCGGACTTCTTCCATTTAAAAAAGGCCCATTTATCACAGCGATCAAAGCTGGTGTTCCTATCGTTCCGGTTGCATGGAATAACTATATTGTTGAAGGTGTACATTTAAACAAATGGCATTCGGGAACAATTATCATGGAAGCTCTTCCGCCTATTCCAACAGCTGGATTAAAAGTTGAAGATGCTGGAATGTTAAAAGACAAAGCTTACGACATCATGAAGGCCGCTATTGAAAAGCTTGATGCCGAAGTAAAAATCAGACACAAAAAATCACGTGAATAA